The following is a genomic window from Paenibacillus sp. FSL R5-0766.
TTTATTTTATTTAATCAAATGTTGATAAGGGGAATAATCGATTTTGTTTTTCTCCAAAAATTTTACCAAAAACTTATTATCCCGCTTCGGTGTGGCAATAATGTATCCTTTGATGCAATGATCTCTCGATACTTCCGTGGCATTGTCTTCGACTGCAATCTTACCGATCTCTGCAGCAATGGAATGTTTGGCGATGTCACGAAATGGCCCGGGCACAGGCTCCACTAGTTGATCCAAAAAAGCTTTGGCTTCATCTGTCCATAAGTGACGGCTGGTTTCAACCCAATAATTCTGCCAATCCAGTTTGGACTTTCCGTCCGCTTTTGGTAGCACTTTCAAAAACTTGCGCATCATAAAAAATCCACCGATACACATGCTGCCAAGCAATAAAAAAGTCCAGAATGCGATCGTATTCATAAACCAATTGCTGGGGGAACTGCTGGTCAGTATCATCGCGTAGGAGTCGAAAATCATTGCGGAGTCACCTCGGTTCATTGATTTTCACGGAAAGACGGATTCCGCCTACCCATGTTCCACATATTAGCTGTCAAAAATAGCCTCTATCCCGAATTATAGCGCATTTCTAGATTTATTTCGATAATCGCGTTAGAATAAGGGATAATTCAGAATAAGGGGGATCAATAATGCTGAAAATCGGCTCCCACGTGTCCTTTTCGGACAAGGGATTATTGAGTGCAACGAAGGAAGCGTCCTCGTACGGTTCCAGTTCGTTTATGATATATACGGGTGCACCACAGAATACACGTCGCAAGCCAATTGAGTCCATGTATATTGAAGAAGGCAAGGTTGCCATGCAAGAGGGTGGAATGGAAGATATCGTTGTCCATGCACCGTACATTGTTAATCTTGGCTCATACAAAGATAATACGTTTAGACTGGCTGTAGATTTCCTTCAGGAAGAGATTCGTCGGACACATGCTATTGGTGTGAAAAACATCGTATTACATCCCGGCGCATTTACAGACAAAGATGCCCACTATGGGATCGGACGGATCGCAGAAGGGTTGAATGAAGTGCTGGAAGGTGTGAAAGAGACGGATGTAAACATCGCTCTGGAAACCATGGCTGGCAAAGGTACGGAAATGGGTCGCAGTTTCGAAGAAATCGCTCAGATTATTGAGAAAGTAACGTATAACGAGCGCCTGACTGTGTGTATGGATACATGCCACATTCATGATGCCGGATATGATATCGTTAATGATTTTGACGGTGTACTGGAACAATTCGATCGTACGGTAGGACTTGACCGCATTGCCGTAATGCATATTAATGATAGTAAGAATGCTGTGGGTGCGCACAAGGACCGTCATACACCAATTGGCTCTGGCTGGATCGGGTTTGAAGCGATTAACCGCATCGTTAACCATGAGAAGCTTCAAGGACGTCCATTTATTCTGGAGACACCTTGGATTGGCAAAGAGGCCAAGACACAGCGTCCAATGTATGAGGTGGAGATTGCCCTGCTTCGTGGGGATGTTGCCGGTCGATTCGGCCAGGATTTCCTAACAGAAGTAGAACAGTTGCAACACTTTTTCAAAGGTAAAGAGATTGAGTCTCGTTCGTATATTCTGGATGTGTGGACGTTGCTCAAAAATGATGCCAAAGCCAAAAAGGCAGATCCGCGCGAACCGCTGGAACGCCTCTATGACATGGTGACTGAAGCTGCACTATTCCCGCATTTGAATGAAGAACAACTGAATCATCGCTTGATTGCATGGCTTGCGGGTTAATCCCGCAGGTCATGGCTTAATTGAAGGAGGAAGAATAACCCGATGGAGATCCACGCTAAACAAGTACGCCCTGATTCTAAAAACCGCGCCGATCGTGCGCGCATGCTTATTTCCTGTCCGGATGGTCCAGGAATTGTAGCTGCCGTATCTCATTTCCTGCACCAGCATGGTGCAAACATTGTTCAGTCGGACCAGTATACCATGGACCCTGCTGGCGGCATGTTCTTTATGCGAATTGAGTTTGATCTTCCGCAATTGTTGGTCAATTTGCCGAAACTGGAAGCTGATTTTGAAGAAGTGGCAAGCCGTTTCCAAATGGAATGGACGTTATCTGCGGTTAGCCGCAAGAAGAAACTGGCTATCTTTGTATCCAAAGAAGATCACTGTCTGGTTGAATTATTGTGGCAATGGCAGGCAGGCGATCTGGATGCCGATATTGCTCTTGTGGTCAGCAACCATCTGGACATGAAAGACTATGTAGAATCATTCGGTATTCCATATCATCATATCCCAGTTACAGCAGATACGAAAAAAGAAGCGGAACAGCGCCAATTGGACGTCATCGGCAACGATGTGGATGTGATCATTTTGGCTCGTTACATGCAGATCATCTCTCCCATGTTCATTGAGCACTACCGTAATCGAATCATTAATATCCACCATTCGTTCCTGCCAGCCTTCGTGGGCGGTAAACCGTATGCGCAAGCGTACAACCGTGGTGTTAAAATTATCGGTGCGACAGCGCACTATGTTACGGAAGAACTGGATGGCGGACCAATTATCGAACAGGACGTGCAGCGTGTAAGCCACGGGGACGATGTAACCGAGCTGAAGCGTATTGGACGTACCATTGAGCGTGTTGTGCTCGCACGTGCCGTGAAATGGCATGTCGAAGACCGTGTTCTTGTTCACGAAAATAAAACCGTTGTATTTTAAGCTCACGCTTTAATACTGTGCAAGGTTGATTCGGAACCACGTAATAGACTAACAAAAAAGCGACCCCAATTCGTTTACGAAACGGGAGTCGCTTTTTTTGTTGTGTTGATATATTTTCCGCACAAGCCAAGCACAATACCAAATAGCAGATGTCCTGCAATCCAGTAGAGAATGGCGGACACATCGTACAGGTCTGGCACACGTGATGACATTTGAGAGAGTGGGATATAGAGCAGGGACGAGACTGCACCAAGTAAAATTCCTTTGATCATAGGGCGGCCTGAATGCCTTACCCACCACAGATAGAAGATACCGATGACAACGGACACGATGAGATGCAAAGCAAGTTCAATGAATTCGGGTAAGGTTGGCGGAAGACCAGGCACAAAATCAATATTCAGCAGCAGAGTATATACTTGTTCACCAGTGTTGGCCTGAATCAATTTGAGGAAAAATCCCAGGACAACTCCCGAGAGAATTCCCGTTAAAATACCGGATATCCAGGGTAATGATTGTTTTACGGATGGGGATGGGTGAGCAGCAGGATCTGGCATGATCGAGACCTCCTATGATTGACGCGTGTACATCTGAAAAAAGTAAACCACAGCCCAACTTTCGAATCCATATTAAGGAACATTATATGTGAATTGAGGATGAATATCTAAAAAATGCATGGTTTTCAGGTTAAAGGTTATACTTCATGCGATGGATTTGCGAGGCTCCTTAAGTCTGCTTTTGGAATTTAGTACCTTGTACAGTACGATTTTTGCTTGATAGGCCAAGGAATATTCATCACAAACAACCAATTTTTCACGAACTTCTAAAAGAAGGTTATGGAAAAGCTTCACGCCAAGTGATACAATACAAAAGTGAATAAGTCAAAATGAAACACTCAAGCGGATTCACTTATTGTGAAATTCGGTTTGCTTGTATGATGAGAGGGATTCGCTTGCGCACCCGACTTATCTAAAGACATGAGGAGGACAAACCATGACTGACAAGAACGAAGCGATTCAAAAGGACGAGAACACTACAATCGACAACCTGTCGATTACTACCGTACGTACTTTGGCGATTGATGCAATTGAGAAGGCAAATTCCGGACATCCGGGTATGCCGATGGGCTCCGCTCCAATGGGGTACCAACTTTTTGCAAAAACGATGACTCATAACCCGGACCACCCAACTTGGGTTAACCGGGACCGTTTTGTCCTGTCTGCAGGACATGGCTCCATGTTGCTGTACAGCTTGCTGCACCTGAGCGGATATGATCTTCCAATGGAAGAACTGAAACAGTTCCGTCAATGGGGAAGCAAAACTCCGGGTCACCCGGAATTCGGACATACTGCAGGTGTTGATGCAACTACCGGCCCACTGGGTCAAGGTATTGCAATGGCTGTAGGTATGGCGATGGCTGAAGCTCAACTGGGCGCAACATACAATAAAGACAAATTCAACGTAGTTGACCACTACACTTACGCAATCTGTGGTGATGGCGACTTGATGGAAGGCGTATCTCATGAATCAGCTTCCCTGGCTGGACGTCTGCACCTGGGCAAACTGATCATGTTGTTCGACTCTAATGACATCACGTTGGATGGTAAATTGGATCTGTCTTCTTCCGAAAGCATCGCGAAGCGTTTTGAAGCTTATGGCTGGCAAGTGCTGCGCGTTGAAGATGGTAACGATCTGCCTGCAATTGAAAAAGCAATTCAGGAAGGTCAAGCAGATACACTGCGTCCTACACTGATCGAAGTTAAAACGGTTATCGGTTATGGTAGCCCGAACAAACAAGGTAAAGGCGGCCACGGCGGTACTCACGGATCTCCACTGGGTGCAGACGAAGCCAAATTGACTAAAGAGTATTACAAATGGGTTTACGAAGAAAACTTCCACGTACCAGCTGAAGTTCGCGATCACTTTGCACAAGTGAAAGATCGTGGTATCTCTGCTAACAAAGCTTGGGATGAGAAATTTGCCGAGTACAAAAAAGCTTTCCCTGAGCTGGCAGCTCAATTCGAAACAGCGATTAACGGCGACCTTCCAGAAGGTTGGGACCGTGATCTTCCTAAATATGCAGCAACAGACAAAGCTCTTTCCACTCGTGTAGCATCCGGTAACGCTCTGAACGGTCTGGCACACAACGTGCCACAACTGACAGGTGGATCTGCTGACTTGGAAAGCTCCACAATGACTCACCTGAACAACCTGGAGAACTTCACACCAGAAGATTACTCCGGCCGTAACATCTACTTCGGTATCCGTGAATTCGGTATGGCTGGAGCAATGAACGGTATGGCACTGCACAGTGGTGTGAAAGTATTCGGAGGTACGTTCTTCGTATTTACCGATTACCTGCGTCCGGCTGTTCGTCTGGCTGCCCTGATGGGATTGCCTGTAACGTATGTTCTGACTCACGACAGTATCGCTGTTGGTGAAGACGGTCCTACGCACGAACCAATCGAGCAACTGGCATCACTGCGTATCATTCCTAACCTGACGGTTATTCGTCCGGCTGATGGTAATGAAACTTCGGCTGCTTGGGCTTATGCGCTTGAGAACAAGAGCAACCCGGTTGCACTCGTACTCACTCGTCAAAACCTGCCGATCCTGGAAGGTACGGTTGAAGGTTCACGTGAGAACGTGAAACGTGGTGCTTATGTTGTCTCTGATGCAAAAGATGGCAAAGCGGTAGCACAAATCATTGCTACAGGTTCTGAAGTGCAATTGGCTGTTAAAGCTCAAGCAGCACTTGCTGAACAAGGCATCCAAGTTCGCGTAATCAGCATGCCAAGCTGGGATCTGTTCGAGAAACAAGACAAAGCTTACAAAGAGTCCGTTCTTCTTCCGGATGTTAAAGCTCGTCTTGCGATTGAAATGGCTTATCCAATGGGCTGGGAGAAATATGTTGGAGATCAAGGTGACATTCTCGGAATCAGCACATTTGGTGCATCCGCGCCTGGCGACCGTGTTATCCAAGAATATGGCTTTACAGTGGACAACGTGGTTAGCCGCGTAAAAGCACTGCTGTAATAGAGGTTGTTCAAAAAGTCTGCTTTTGATTACGAAGGATGCCTCACGGCATCATCAGCGTCGAATATGGGATTCAGCCGAAAAGTACTGAAAACCTGACTTTTTGAACACGCAATTATAGCTTCATAAGCGCTGCTATGGTTGGGAGGGCGTCATGCTGTCCTGATCCATGGCAGCAAGTTATTTCCGCAGAGCATGGGCGGTAACTTGTTATCGCCCTGATCTGTTTTGCCTTTTGTTTTCATTAACTTCAGGGGAGCGGGTACGCATGTCACAATTCGATCAAGTCAGTGTAGTGAAAGAGGCCAACATTTATTATGATGGTCAGGTAACCAGCAGAACAGTTATTTTGGGGGATGGCAGCAAAGTGACTCTGGGCATCATGCTTCCAGGCAGTTATGAGTTCGGTACGGATTCCCGTGAAATTATGGAGATTCTGTCCGGAGATCTGAAAGTATTGCTTCCCGGAGAAGAAGAGTGGCAAGAGATTCAAGGCCAAGCTACGTTCCACGTGCCTGCCGAATCCAAATTTAAACTGGAGATACGCAGCGTTACTGACTACGTCTGCTCGTACCCGGCGGAATAACATAAGAAGGGTAAGCAGAACCGCAACCCGCGGATTCGGTTTACCCTTTTTGCTTCTTGAATTCTAACGACAAAGTTCGAGCTGCAAGCTTGTCAGCCCCGTGGATTTGAAGTATCCTTAAGGCAAGTTGTTTAGAATGGAATACGGATACGGAAAAAATATAACCGAAATCAGGAGGTTTTTGAGATCATGGCAAAAAAAGTGACATTTGACTATAGCACGGCATTGCAATTTGTAAATCAGCACGAAGTGGATTATTTCGCAGAACCGATTCGTCTGGCTCACGAGCAGCTTCACAACGGAACAGGAACGGGCTCCGATTATCTGGGCTGGATTGACCTGCCAACGGCTTATGACAAAGAAGAGTTCGCTCGCATTCAAAAAGCGGCTGCCAAAATC
Proteins encoded in this region:
- a CDS encoding DUF2621 domain-containing protein; this encodes MIFDSYAMILTSSSPSNWFMNTIAFWTFLLLGSMCIGGFFMMRKFLKVLPKADGKSKLDWQNYWVETSRHLWTDEAKAFLDQLVEPVPGPFRDIAKHSIAAEIGKIAVEDNATEVSRDHCIKGYIIATPKRDNKFLVKFLEKNKIDYSPYQHLIK
- a CDS encoding deoxyribonuclease IV, whose product is MLKIGSHVSFSDKGLLSATKEASSYGSSSFMIYTGAPQNTRRKPIESMYIEEGKVAMQEGGMEDIVVHAPYIVNLGSYKDNTFRLAVDFLQEEIRRTHAIGVKNIVLHPGAFTDKDAHYGIGRIAEGLNEVLEGVKETDVNIALETMAGKGTEMGRSFEEIAQIIEKVTYNERLTVCMDTCHIHDAGYDIVNDFDGVLEQFDRTVGLDRIAVMHINDSKNAVGAHKDRHTPIGSGWIGFEAINRIVNHEKLQGRPFILETPWIGKEAKTQRPMYEVEIALLRGDVAGRFGQDFLTEVEQLQHFFKGKEIESRSYILDVWTLLKNDAKAKKADPREPLERLYDMVTEAALFPHLNEEQLNHRLIAWLAG
- the purU gene encoding formyltetrahydrofolate deformylase — encoded protein: MEIHAKQVRPDSKNRADRARMLISCPDGPGIVAAVSHFLHQHGANIVQSDQYTMDPAGGMFFMRIEFDLPQLLVNLPKLEADFEEVASRFQMEWTLSAVSRKKKLAIFVSKEDHCLVELLWQWQAGDLDADIALVVSNHLDMKDYVESFGIPYHHIPVTADTKKEAEQRQLDVIGNDVDVIILARYMQIISPMFIEHYRNRIINIHHSFLPAFVGGKPYAQAYNRGVKIIGATAHYVTEELDGGPIIEQDVQRVSHGDDVTELKRIGRTIERVVLARAVKWHVEDRVLVHENKTVVF
- the tkt gene encoding transketolase encodes the protein MTDKNEAIQKDENTTIDNLSITTVRTLAIDAIEKANSGHPGMPMGSAPMGYQLFAKTMTHNPDHPTWVNRDRFVLSAGHGSMLLYSLLHLSGYDLPMEELKQFRQWGSKTPGHPEFGHTAGVDATTGPLGQGIAMAVGMAMAEAQLGATYNKDKFNVVDHYTYAICGDGDLMEGVSHESASLAGRLHLGKLIMLFDSNDITLDGKLDLSSSESIAKRFEAYGWQVLRVEDGNDLPAIEKAIQEGQADTLRPTLIEVKTVIGYGSPNKQGKGGHGGTHGSPLGADEAKLTKEYYKWVYEENFHVPAEVRDHFAQVKDRGISANKAWDEKFAEYKKAFPELAAQFETAINGDLPEGWDRDLPKYAATDKALSTRVASGNALNGLAHNVPQLTGGSADLESSTMTHLNNLENFTPEDYSGRNIYFGIREFGMAGAMNGMALHSGVKVFGGTFFVFTDYLRPAVRLAALMGLPVTYVLTHDSIAVGEDGPTHEPIEQLASLRIIPNLTVIRPADGNETSAAWAYALENKSNPVALVLTRQNLPILEGTVEGSRENVKRGAYVVSDAKDGKAVAQIIATGSEVQLAVKAQAALAEQGIQVRVISMPSWDLFEKQDKAYKESVLLPDVKARLAIEMAYPMGWEKYVGDQGDILGISTFGASAPGDRVIQEYGFTVDNVVSRVKALL
- a CDS encoding pyrimidine/purine nucleoside phosphorylase → MSQFDQVSVVKEANIYYDGQVTSRTVILGDGSKVTLGIMLPGSYEFGTDSREIMEILSGDLKVLLPGEEEWQEIQGQATFHVPAESKFKLEIRSVTDYVCSYPAE